The Streptomyces phaeolivaceus genome has a window encoding:
- a CDS encoding extensin: protein MRASTPAARPLTPTRALTSAPLPTPTTPPAAVPLRRPTSPGTGSTPVQRLTAEKPTPAPTPAPTRTPPPRAARPLTVTPTTLHTPAPAPTPTPSPTPIQRAPETSLRPTPATTTTAVTPVTATAVPPSGTTHRSASADLPPAYFAVDVNAAPGAQLDPRALTDFQLDELTHRLIGRITRLVRTELRMDRERIGKLRDPRH, encoded by the coding sequence ATGCGCGCAAGCACCCCCGCCGCACGCCCCCTCACCCCCACCCGCGCCCTCACCTCGGCGCCCCTGCCCACCCCCACCACACCCCCGGCCGCCGTACCCCTGCGCCGCCCCACATCCCCAGGCACCGGCTCCACCCCCGTACAACGCCTCACCGCCGAAAAGCCCACACCGGCCCCCACACCGGCCCCCACACGCACGCCCCCACCCCGCGCCGCACGCCCCCTCACCGTCACCCCCACCACCCTCCACACACCCGCCCCCGCGCCCACACCCACGCCCTCACCCACCCCCATCCAGCGAGCCCCGGAGACCTCCCTCCGCCCCACCCCCGCCACCACGACCACGGCGGTCACCCCGGTGACGGCGACCGCGGTTCCCCCGTCGGGCACCACGCACCGCAGCGCCTCGGCCGACCTCCCGCCCGCCTACTTCGCGGTGGACGTGAACGCCGCCCCCGGCGCCCAGCTCGACCCCCGCGCCCTCACCGACTTCCAGCTGGACGAGCTGACGCACCGGCTGATCGGCCGGATCACCCGCCTCGTCCGCACCGAACTCCGTATGGACCGCGAACGAATCGGCAAGCTCCGCGACCCCCGCCACTGA
- a CDS encoding phage tail protein has protein sequence MPRDLDPGSTIFFTLTIDGESLGYFNGCEGLSSTVEIEHRQEGGNNGFVWQFPSRVTYSNIRLTRPLTPDTAKVAAWISSVATGVKRPTAQIAALRADGSEVAHWGLIDVLPVSWQGPSLDPANPSVATEVLEITHHGFTD, from the coding sequence ATGCCCCGCGATCTCGACCCGGGCTCCACCATCTTCTTCACCCTGACGATCGACGGCGAGAGCCTCGGTTACTTCAACGGGTGCGAGGGGCTGTCCTCGACGGTGGAGATCGAGCACCGCCAGGAGGGCGGGAACAACGGGTTCGTCTGGCAGTTCCCGTCGCGTGTGACGTACTCGAACATCCGGTTGACCCGCCCGCTGACCCCGGACACGGCGAAGGTCGCGGCCTGGATCTCCTCCGTGGCGACCGGAGTCAAGCGCCCGACCGCCCAGATCGCGGCGCTGCGCGCGGACGGCTCGGAGGTGGCGCACTGGGGCCTGATCGACGTACTGCCGGTGAGCTGGCAGGGGCCGTCCCTGGACCCGGCGAACCCGAGCGTGGCGACCGAGGTCCTGGAGATCACCCACCACGGGTTCACGGACTGA